Within Styela clava chromosome 8, kaStyClav1.hap1.2, whole genome shotgun sequence, the genomic segment TGAAGCTGTCCAAAACATTCAAAATGCTTGTTGCATCCTGGGGCTCACAGTTCCCTCCTGTGCCTTTTACCCCACTTCTCATAAGCAGTCGTTTATAGGCAGAAGCAAATTGTTGCACAGTTGGATTATTATTGAATCCCCCAGCACCTCTTACAGCACAGAAAAAGAGTTCCAAATGATCTTGACTAAATTTGTACattaaaagatattttaaatattttgaagtgaCCAAGTCATTGAACACGCCTTTTGCACTGGATACAGATAACAAAAAGCCAATAAAGCCAGTTTTTTTTCTTGACATCAAGATTGGTCTTCCTGAAGAATCCTTCAACTGTGCAATGTATGCACATGCCTGATTCATGAATGGTTCCCAAATATGCTTATTTGAAGGTCTTAGTGGCTCCTTAAATCGTTTAGCGAAGAGATTTCTGGAATTTAGCACATCAAAAAGCTGgtcaaaaattctgataaattttacaGTTGCTTGACTTCCACTAAACTGCTTGAATTTCAGCACCGTATCAGAGTATTCGATCGCATCTGCAACACTGCTGCTCAGGGTTTGAGCAGCAATATCAACTTTCATCTTTTGTTGATACCAGTGTATATGTCTTTGCTTCAACTTGTTTGCAAGCCTAAGACCTTCAGTTGATTGGAGTTTTTGCAACTGCACAAAATATTcccacaaaattttgttcccattGCCATCACGCAAAACACCCCACTCCGCAAGGGTGTTTCGGACTAATTTAAGCATGTGACAAACGTCCATGAAAACATAAATCCGCTCAGATGGGCACGAAGGATGAGTAAAATATGATTGCATGCTTACATGCGAGGCAACAACTCCTAAATGAGAGAGCATTGAAAAATGACAAGATGGCCCGTCACAAGTTAAGGATACCACCTTGGCTCCAGTTTCACTCAATCTTTGAATCCCAATCTTTATGATGTTTGCTCTTTCTTCTCCGGTCAATCCATTAATGAGAAAATATCCCAAAGGTACTTTCCAGGACCCATTCACACAAACAGCCATCAAAACAAGAGCTTCCTTGGCAAGTGGAGCAGAATCATCCTGATTTTCAGCATTTCCCAGGTCAACAAAGCCCCGATACCTTTCTCCATCCCAAGCAACATGTTTCCTAATTGCCATTTCATCAATCATCATAGCACAAATCAATGAGTGCGATGCAGCACTCACCTTCAGCCGGATCGcatcaaatgcaatttttgtGAAACCAGGCTCAGCTGGAAGTTTCTGGTACCATTTTTTTATTACGCTTGGATGTGGTAAAGCCAGATTTAAGACTTTACGCACTTGAGATATTTGACGCCTTTTCCAGTttgtaaattcattaaaattctaTTGAAGATTGATGAAAGTATAGATCGCTGTAGACTTTCTTCACATGAAGCACTCACCAAGTTTTTCTTTCTCAGGGACTTTAGCACCGTTTCAAGAGATTTTACATGTTTTTGCAAtcgatatgtttttttttgacaaagCCGGAGTCGTTTTCTTACTGCTTTTAAATGTTGTAAGCtgagatttaatttttttaactttgtaGGTGAAGCAATGACCTGTGAATATGAGTGGTCATGGAGCACATTGTTAAATTTCTCCTGCACTGACCACTTCTGCTTTACACATgaatgaaattttctttttgtcggtgACTTTCGCTGTTCGTTGACCTGCAAGAAATTTTGATGATCATGAGCATGTCCCACTTTAGATGCGTTGAACCGAAGCATGTGGCAAAAAAcgagaattttgaaaatttagaaGGCATTTGTCGTAAAAAAAAATCTCTCACATCACATAAACAGATGATTTTATATAGTTATTCCGataaactaaaaattaaaatacataacagATCAAGTCTATTACCATAAGCTAAAATACTAGGTATCTGCATGCTATAGTGATCTTAATTGCctgatatatgaaaaaaacaccCATTAAAATATGTGACAGGATTTTTTGTCGCTCTGGGTACAACATTTAAAGTTATTGAGGATTCAATTTGTTGTTTATCTTATGCATACCtttcttaaatattttggaaatgcTTTGAATCGGGTCGGAACAGCATTGTCCTTAATTCTTGTGCGTTGCCCGGTTCTCTTAATATCGCTCTCTTTAAAATGGTCAGAGCATAAACGTGAAGAACTAGTTGGAATCCAATTCGCCCTCCGCAAAGCAGTTACCCACTTCTCGCAAAGTGCCTTATTCAAAGGAAATCtgagaaaaatattgttaattatGTATGAGCAAAAAAGAACTGATAATCATTTCATGCAGTAAGTGCACAATTTATTCGGATTTGAGCTACTTGAATTGAAGCAGGCCAGAACCAGAATTTGGATTTAACATAGTCTATCTGTATAGTCAAAAACGCTCTTTTCTAGTCAATAATAGTTTTATGCGCTAAATTGTTGACTACTTTGTATGTTATAAACTTGCTGTCGCCTTCAGCCCAAATGATTTAAATGCTTATACAATTTTTCCAACAACTTTGACTAAATTACAACTTTACTACAAACTGACTTCTGACCTTATAGTTACAGAAGACGAGCCTCAATACTGTACCGAGACAGCTATACCTGTATCTGTATGCATTTACTCTaacatatatctgtatatcatGATAATAAAACTAGCTTTATCTTTTACAATGTTTAGCAGGCTATGAACAAATTGCTAAGACACACACTGGCAGACAACTGAAAACTGATATTGTTAACACAAACTGCTGGGCTATTTTTCTTACTTATGAAATGTCCTTATTTTCGTTTCAGCACACTTTCCTCGTCATCATCTCCCTCGCTATCACTTCGAAAGTCCTTCTTTTTAAAACGTTTTTTGCAACCATATGCGGAGCACTGAGTACCAATACCGCTACTTTTTCCAATCATTTTCTCCGCCTCAGATTTTTTTGGCAATGCCATACCGTACCTACCTTTAGTTAAACTATTCCGTAACTATATCGTACTGTCagcctaaaatataaaaaaaaatactaactaGCTAGTGACAAATACTAACCTAGCCACCTATACTTAGGGAAGTTTGAACGTAAATACCCAATTATGAAACTAGCAGcttttaaacacgaaaaacaagccAAAACCAGCGAACTACCCTACCAGCAGGAAGAAAGTTTGGAAGCATAAgtgccaagatggcggcgatcaaATTGTCCCGCGCAGCgacaacgcaaaacgagagagaagatcgttccatatatttccagttcagtggtacaaatgcataaagtcggcgtagcaaatacgattatttaataaaaaataaaaatcgcatggagaGGGTTAAAACCATGATattcaaaattctaaaaaaatgattaaaaatctTGATCTAATTCGGaaactaataataaaaaaaaaaattattctatgtcaagaaaaaaaaaatagagcaaaactaaaaaatagcataaaaattaaaaaaaaaaaaaaaaatgaacgtaGTCGCAGGCGCCATTACGAGTGACGTCGTTATACTTTGACAAGCtctatttcgtgattgtgacgtcgcagtgacgtaatttttggatgccGTAGCCAGGTGGGGGTTCAGGAgtgacatattaaaaaaaattgagcaacgcccactagaagtatatGTGGTACTAAACGTGGAtttatgagagagatcgctgccgTTAGtgagttctttatcgtcggcgcagatgccatttcaggCGATCGTAGGCATACAgaatacgaaaattccgtttggcattggaatttatttggcaaaaaaaaaaaaaaaggtactttggcaagctctatgacagTATGGCGTGATGGTGccgtaattttttgatggcatagtcaggtggggttacagtacagcacactatccaaattccaagaatttggctcaataaaacaaacacttcatgtgtctcacaaacgaggggcctctgggaccacgtcagatgcttcatatcatgccgtgcttgtctcaataataatctaaattaatcggaGCCGTCACATGATCAAAATTCCCATTTGGTCATTTGGTTTGGCCATTTGTCCAGACGTCTccccaaaggaggggtgtctgatcatctgtaaaatgggtttctctgaaacgggacaatgtcacccgatatgtatagtgtgccgtactgggTTAGAATTGACATTTGCAAAAATCATTATGCTACGCTCACTAGAAGTACTTCTGTACTTGGggtacaaaactacacgagacccgtcAATcttaacccccatctgactacgtcatccaagaattatgtcactacgacatcacaattatgtcatagagcttgccaaatatacgtagaatcgcccgaaatggcattggcgccgacgataaagaactgactggcgttatcgatctctctcctattggaatcgttgcgacaagaaaacgagagaaaattacgtcactgcgacgtcacaatcacgataGGAGAAAGATCGATAACGCcggtcagttctttatcgtcggcgccaatgccatttcaggcgattgtacgtatatttggcaagccctatgacgtaattgtgatgtcgtagtgacgtaatttttggatgctgtagtcagatgggggttaggattgacatatcaaaaaattgttatgctacgcccacttgAAGTaagttaggtacgaaactacacgagaccctaCTTCTTCTTTGTTGTATGTATGTTGAAGTTGAAATTCAATGTTCAAAaggtaattttattattttaagggtatgtgatttataaaatttttcattttcgtgGTACTCTTTATTGCTATCAGTTTTCATAATTTCGGGTCAACACTTTTTTTATGGTACCTTTTCTAAGGTTTTGTTGCATAGTTTTAAATCCTAATAAAGTCCTTATAAAAATGtagcaataatattttttcacagTGAATTATGTACGATTGTATTTCAATTATTGGTGTAGTTTTTGAATgagtttataatttatttatttaacttcTGATGTAAAAAAGTTACGGTAGTTTTCTGAGATACAGTCAACTTGTTTTTCCAAGATCATGTATCTTTGCTTCTTTTAGTAATTATCCAAACTCAATTACCTGAAATTTCTTCATAATACActgcattttatatttgaacTTTCAAGTTAGAATTCCCACGATTAGTCACTTATTAACTATGCGCATTTATGCAGTCAAAATTTATAGTATAATCTGAAATGAATTTACTTTTCCCTAAATTACTTTCTATACAAATAAGTTCCATTTTCATTTTACCTATTAATTTGCTAAAactttttatgaaaataatGCTGTTTGAATTGTTCACCTATCCttacaaatttatttgtaaaaaaattcaaagttttacGATTGTGGTCAAATCTGGCTTGTGTGACAAGCTAAAAAAATTAATCTATACTGGAGCTTTTGGACTAGTCAAAATGAAATAAGGACCAGGCCAAATTCttgaatatcaattttttcaaatatagacTTCCTTCAGAGGTCACAGCCATATTCGTTCTGTTGAATGTTTATATAAACCTACCTCGTTCAGTTAATATAGTGGAATGCTTGTGCGATATATGCAGACtgtcttttattattttgcctTTATCCTATATCTTACTGCACTGTATTTGTATTAAAGTACTGGTAATCAGCTAACACAAGTAGCTACCTTTTACTATCTTGCCTTCCTCATGTATCTTACTGCACTGTATTTTTATCAAAGTGATTAGTTAACACAAGTAGCCCAGCTGACAAGATGTCTGTAATACAATGTGATACAAAAGAAGATTTCGATAAGCAACTTTGTGATGCTGGTCAAAAACTTGTTGTTGTCGACTTCTATGCGACTTGGTGCGGACCGTGTAAAGTGATTGGTCCCAAAGTTGCAGCAATGAGTGGGGAATACAAAAATGCTGTTTTTCTAAAAGTGGATGTGGACGAAAATTCAGACACTACTGAAAAGCATGGAATAAGTGCTATGCCTACATTTCTGTTTTTCAAGAATGGTCAAAAAGTTGATGAACTTGTGGGAGCAAGTGAAGCCAAGCTGAGAGAGATGATAGAGAAGAATATTTAGAATCTTTTCAATATAGTTTTGATTTCCTGTAATTGATCCAATAGCGATAAATTATCccaaaaatcattttgaattcGGGAATGCACAATTTGTagtcaa encodes:
- the LOC120345283 gene encoding thioredoxin-like — encoded protein: MSVIQCDTKEDFDKQLCDAGQKLVVVDFYATWCGPCKVIGPKVAAMSGEYKNAVFLKVDVDENSDTTEKHGISAMPTFLFFKNGQKVDELVGASEAKLREMIEKNI